From the Agromyces laixinhei genome, the window CGAATGAGACGGCCGTCATGATGAGTGCCGAGTAGACCAGCACGAGCCAGACATTGTCGAGGAAGGAGGCGAAGGCGAGCGTCACGAGCACCGCCGCGGTCGTCTCGGCGATGATTCGCATGAAGTTGACCGCGTTGACGTGCGCCCCGGTGTCGTCGGCGATCGCGAGGAGCGAACGTCGCGCGCGGGACGTGAGCGCGAGATCCGTCACGTCGGCGCGGGAGCTCGAGGCGATCGCCGAGTCGACCGCGGCCATGAGACCGCCGAAGGCGACGAGCGCGAGAGCTGCGCCGAGGAAGAGCCAGGGCAGCATGGTCAGCGGCGTCGCTCCTGCATGGAGAAGCCGACGAGGATGTCGCGCTGGGCGCCGAACATCTCCTTCTCCTCCGCCGGTTCGGCGTGGTCGAACCCGAGCAGGTGCAGGATGCCGTGCGTCGTCAGCAGCAGCAGTTCGTCGATGAGCGGATGCCCCGCGGTGCGCGACTGCGCCTCGGCGACCTGCGGGCACAGCACGATGTCACCGAGGAGCCCCGGCGGGGTCGGCGCGTCGTCGGTGCCCGGACGCAGCTCGTCCATCGGAAAGCTCAGCACGTCGGTCGGCCCGGGCTCGTCCATCCACTGCACGTGCAGCTGCTCCATCGCTCCCTCGTCGACGAGCACGATGGCGATCTCGGCGTCGGGGTGCACGTGCATCGCGTCGAGCGCATACACCGCCAACCGCTGGAGGGCGGCCTCGTCGACCTCGATCGCTGACTCGTTGTTGATCTCGATGCTCATGCCTTGCCCTTCCTCGGCTGGTGATCGCGAGGGCCGGCGCGACGTTCGGCACGATTGGCGAACTCGCGCGCCTGGTCGCGCTCGAATCGCTGCGCCTGCTGGCGCTGGTCGTAC encodes:
- the ybeY gene encoding rRNA maturation RNase YbeY, with protein sequence MSIEINNESAIEVDEAALQRLAVYALDAMHVHPDAEIAIVLVDEGAMEQLHVQWMDEPGPTDVLSFPMDELRPGTDDAPTPPGLLGDIVLCPQVAEAQSRTAGHPLIDELLLLTTHGILHLLGFDHAEPAEEKEMFGAQRDILVGFSMQERRR